The Prochlorococcus sp. MIT 0801 genomic sequence CTTGCGTATTCCTCGGCGGGGTTTAAAGATTCTATTAAATGAAGATTTAATAGACATCAGACCTGCTGTCTTTGGCTGGGCGCATGCCCTTGTGGCTATGCCACTTAGCTAATTTACAACAATAAGGGTCACTTTTCTTTCTGCAAGTCTTGTAATTCGTTTATATCTACTTCTATGGATGGTCCCATTGTAGATGTGATAAAGAAGCTTCTCCAAAATTTACCTTTTGCACCGCTTGGTTTATTTTTTTCTATTGTTGCTTGCAGAGTCTTCAGATTTTCAAGGAGTGCATCTTCTGAAAAACTTGCTTTTCCAAATCGAACATGAACAATTCCTGCTTTGTCTGCTCTGAATTCAAGTTTTCCTGCTTTAAATTCTTTAATAGCTCCTTCTAGATCGGTCGTAACTGTTCCTGCTTTTGGATTAGGCATAAGCCCTCTAGGACCAAGCACTCGCCCCAGTTTGGCTACCTTCGGCATCATATCTGGAGTTGAAATTAGAAGGTCAAAGTTCATTTCTCCTTTGTTGATTGAATCAACTAAATCTTCCTCTCCAGCTAGATCAGCTCCTGCTTTAGTTGCTTCATTCACTTTCTCGCCGCGTGTAATAACCGCGATTCGTATTCTCTGACCGGTCCCACTTGGCAAGGCAACTGTTGTTCTGAGTTGCTGATCAGTATATTTTGGGTCAATCCCGAGTCTTATATGAGCTTCAATAGTCTCATCGAATTTTGCATTGGCATTCTCCTTAACTAGCTTTATAGCTTCAATTGGAGAATATGAACGCTCTTCCACTTTGGAAAGTAACGTTGTCATTCTTTTAGAAAAATTTTTCATAATAAATTGGGGTGCATTCGACTTTTAGTCTCCCCCTTGTAAGAGAACGTTTGGTGATTTTACGATTTAATTAGTCCTTTATGGAAACACCCATATTTTTGGCAGTTCCTTCAATAACTTTCATCGCTGATTCGATGCTGCTGCAATTGAGATCAGGAAGTTTTGTTTTAGCAATTTCCTCAAGTTGACTAGTACTAATCGAGCCAGCAGATCCTTTGGCTGACTCTCCTGAACCTTTCGCAATTCCTGCTGCTTTAGTTATCAAAACAGAAGCAGGAGGTGTTTTTGTTATGAAAGTAAAACTTCTATCTTCGAAAACTGATATTTCTACAGGAATTACAAAGCCAGCTTTGTCTTGTGTTCGCGAATTGTATTCTTTGCAAAACGCCATTATGTTTACGCCATGTTGACCAAGCGCAGGCCCAACGGGAGGAGCAGGGTTGGCTTTGCCAGCCTGTAAGGCCAACTTGATCAGGGCTACTACTTTCTTTGCCATCGGCTGAAAATTGAACTAATGCGGAAAACCTGAAGTTAATCAGATTAAATTATCTATTAAACTTAACTCCTAGACTGACCAGACAGCAAAAGGAAATTAAAAATCAATTTTGTTTAGTTATTTGAGAAAATTCGAGTTCAACTGGAGTTTCTCTCCCGAAAATTGATAAAAGAGCCTTGAGTTTGTTTCTTTCTCCTGAAACTTCAATAACCTCTCCTTGGAAGTCTTTGAAAGGACCAGCAGTTACAACAATCTGATCGCCTTCCTCTACATCTAGCTTGACAACAGTTTTCTTTTCAGCTGCTCGTTTGAAAATTCTATTAACTTCTTGCCGGCTGAGAGGGCGAGGTTTTATGTGTCCGCGTGCTTTACCAGTAGCTCTTCGGTCCTCTGCACCAACAAAATTAATTACATTCGGAGTACTTCTTACAGCCATCATTGTGTCTTCATCTAACACCATACGAACCAGCACATATCCAGGGAAAACTTTTTCTTCTGTGGTTTGCCTGCTACCATCTTTTTTTAGCTTAACTGCTGGTGTTTGAGGGATTTCTATCTCTATGATTCTGTCACTAACACCAAGAGTGATTGCTCTTTGCTCAAGCGTCGCTTTTACCTTCTTTTCGCAACTTGAGGCAACCTGAATAGCGTACCAACGGGCAATATTTGTCTTGATTGCTTGATTTGCAAAAAGTGATTGATCATTCTCAATTGCTTCTGATCTATCAATTATTTTTGAATCTTTAGCTGGGGTGGTTTCAATCTCTGACACTGGAAAAAATTGTGAGTGGTTTAAAAATTTAGGTGAGTCAACTCAGCGAAAAATCTGAGTAGAGGCCCATCCATAAAAACGGCTTACAGCAGCGATTGATACTGCTGATAAAGTGACCATTAAAATCACTGCAACAGATTCGCTAAAAAGTTGTTGGCGTGAAGGCCATACAACAAGTTTCATTTCATCAATTGTAGAGGATAAAAAACTCTTTTTTAAGGCAGTCTTTTCCTTTTTTGTAGGAATTACCTTTTCTTGATCCTCTTTAGAGGTTGGACTTGTCACTTTGGGAAGACTAAAAGGAGTGTACTTTTAAAAAGAATGGCTATGAACCTACACTAACTTATGTTTGATAGATTAGTTATCTATTAAAAAAAGAAGTTTTTTTGAATCATCATCTTTAGTTTCAACCCTTATTGATCTTGCATCTTCAAAAGCCTCTTCTAAAATTTGTGTGGCCAGCGGGTTTTCTAATCTTCTTCTAATCACTCTTCTTAGCGGTCTAGCCCCGTATTCAGGTTCATAGCCTTCTTCAGCAAGAATTTTAATAGTGTTTTCGTCAACAAAAAGGTCTAAACCTTGTTGCTTTAGAAGCTTTTTTAATTCATCA encodes the following:
- the rplA gene encoding 50S ribosomal protein L1 — encoded protein: MKNFSKRMTTLLSKVEERSYSPIEAIKLVKENANAKFDETIEAHIRLGIDPKYTDQQLRTTVALPSGTGQRIRIAVITRGEKVNEATKAGADLAGEEDLVDSINKGEMNFDLLISTPDMMPKVAKLGRVLGPRGLMPNPKAGTVTTDLEGAIKEFKAGKLEFRADKAGIVHVRFGKASFSEDALLENLKTLQATIEKNKPSGAKGKFWRSFFITSTMGPSIEVDINELQDLQKEK
- the rplK gene encoding 50S ribosomal protein L11; translation: MAKKVVALIKLALQAGKANPAPPVGPALGQHGVNIMAFCKEYNSRTQDKAGFVIPVEISVFEDRSFTFITKTPPASVLITKAAGIAKGSGESAKGSAGSISTSQLEEIAKTKLPDLNCSSIESAMKVIEGTAKNMGVSIKD
- the nusG gene encoding transcription termination/antitermination protein NusG, yielding MENDQSLFANQAIKTNIARWYAIQVASSCEKKVKATLEQRAITLGVSDRIIEIEIPQTPAVKLKKDGSRQTTEEKVFPGYVLVRMVLDEDTMMAVRSTPNVINFVGAEDRRATGKARGHIKPRPLSRQEVNRIFKRAAEKKTVVKLDVEEGDQIVVTAGPFKDFQGEVIEVSGERNKLKALLSIFGRETPVELEFSQITKQN
- the secE gene encoding preprotein translocase subunit SecE translates to MTSPTSKEDQEKVIPTKKEKTALKKSFLSSTIDEMKLVVWPSRQQLFSESVAVILMVTLSAVSIAAVSRFYGWASTQIFR